Genomic window (uncultured Fibrobacter sp.):
AACGGAACGCGGCTTTCGAGAGTGGAAGCGTGGGCCACGAGAGCGAGGTCCTGGCATTCCTGCACGCAGCTGGAGGCGAGCATGGCGAAACCGGTCTGGCGGCAAGCCATCACGTCGGAGTGGTCACCGAAAATCGAGAGGCCCTGCATGGCGAGGGCACGGGCGGTAACGTGGAAGACCGTGGGGGTCAGTTCGCCCGCAATCTTGTACATGTTCGGGATCATCAAGAGAAGACCCTGGGATGCGGTGAAGGTCGTGGTGAGGGCACCGGCCTGCAAAGCACCGTGAACGGTACCGGCAGCGCCACCTTCGGACTGCATTTCAAACACGCGGGGAACCTGTCCCCAAATATTCTTCTTGCCTGCAGCACTCCAGTTGTCGGCGTGCTCAGCCATAGGACTAGACGGTGTAATCGGGTAGATAGCCGCGACTTCGCTAACAGCAAACGCTACGTTAGCGGTGGCCTCGTTACCATCACACGCAATCATCTTTTTTGCCATGTGTGTATCTCCAATATTGGGTTGAATTAAAAATCCGAGAATAAAATTAGATAGAAATAGTTCGAGAAGAGTAACTAGGAACGAAAAAAATGGCCAAAATGGCCATGACACGATGTAAAGAATTTTAAACGTGGGCGGGGTATGCCAAGAGTGCTTGGTTTATCTCGATTTCGATGCCGGCGTAGGCTTCGCCGAACTTTTGCCGCAGCTCTGTCGTGAGCCCGTCGGAGGTGCCTCGGTAGGGGTAGTTGCGGCGGATGCGCAGCTCCGGTGCGCGTGCATGGATTTCGCTGATGAGGGCGTCTGCGATGAGGCACTCCGCTTCACGAGAGGGGTCGTAAAGGATTCCTACGTCGGCATTGCGGACAACGTTGTTTAATACGGGGGTGAAACTGTGGATGCCCAAGTGAATTACGTGAAGGCCCTTGCTATGGCCTGCAATGTGCTTTGCCACGAAATGTTCCACTTTGCTGTGGTGTTGTAACCATAACTTGCGGATGTGTTCCTTGACATTGTCGGGCAAGTCGCGGGTGTATGCCGAGAAAAAATCCCGGCTGGATTCGCTCCGGTTCAGGTCGGCCACAAGCCTAGAAAATTTTCCGGCGAGATAGAAGTCCGGGCGCATCGTGCGAACCAATCTCCGGTAAACTTCAAAAGCGCCGATGTCGTAGCCTCTGTGTGTCTTGAGCGTGTCTTTCGGGATTCCCGCAAGCCTCGCCACCTTGAATGCGCGCACGACAAAATCCGGCACTGCATTGGATGCGTGTTCGCAGGTGATGACGAGTGCCGGTGCCTTCATGGGATTACTTCTTTTCGATGACGAGGATGTTCCCGTCGTAGGTCATGACCCCGAGCAGGATGCTGTGGATAAGCCGGAACTTGTCGACTTTGTAATAGGGCCCGCTTGCCATGGGGTTGGTGCAGTCGGGGTCTGCAACCATGAACTGTTTTTTTTCGTCAAGTCCGTAAAGCACTACAAAGTGACCCATCGGGTCGCCGTGGATATCGTCAAAGACGGACTGGTCTTTATCGTTCGTGTATTCGCGGGGGCTGCGGTATAGATATGTGGCGCTTAAGCCGCAAAGCACAGGAATACCGCGCTTGAAATATCCTTCGAACATGCTTGCCCGTAAATCGGCCGTTGCGACTGTACCGCCCAGGTCGATAAACCGGATGTAGGCGTCAATTGCCTTCTTGAGCTTGGGCGCATGTTTTGCCTTGTGGAGCTTCACGAGTTTCTCGCGGAGCTCGGGCATCTTGAGGTTACTCCATGTGGGGTCGAAAAGTTTGAGATTATAAGAATAGATGGTCGCCTTGAACCCGCGCTTGAGCGCGTCGATGCCGAGGAACACGCCGAGCGTGCCGCCTTCTTCCAGGAACTCGATTTCGGAGATGAGCTTTTTAAGGGGTATCTTGTAGCCGAGATGCGAATATACCGCGTGTAGGCTGGTCGGTCCGCACGTGACATCGTCTGGCTGAGGGAGAATCTTTATTTCCATCGCTTTGCCTCGATTATGACGTGGCGGTTTGATACACAAATCGTCGAACGGGCGAAAATATAGCAAAAAGATTTAAAAATGCCCAAAAAACCTATACTTTTTATTTTATCAGCTTCCGAAAAATATTTTCGTTTCTTTTATTGTGGTTGACACAAAATGTCATCTGATTTTGTTATATTAGTGCACATGGTAGCACTAAATAAAAGCAAGGCAAAAAAAGAGATTGAGTTTCTCTGCACGAGTTGCGGCAACACCACGACGAAGTGGGTAGGGAAGTGCCCGTTTTGCGGGGAGTGGAACACGCTCAAAGAACATGTGGTAGAACCGGTTCTGGAGAATTCGGGGCGTGGGGGCCGTGGCTTGGGTGGCCCTGTCCACCAGGTCGTGGCGCTCAAGGATGTCTCTACCGAAGACACGCGCCGGTTGAGTACGGCGAATACGGAATTCGACCGCGTGCTGGGCGGTGGCCTGGCACCGGGGTCGCTTGTGCTGATTGGCGGCGACCCGGGCATAGGCAAGTCGACGCTCGTGCTCACGACTCTTGCCACGATGACGGCTGCCGGTGTCAAGACGCTTTACGTGAGCGGCGAAGAAAGTGCAAGCCAGGTAAAACTTCGCAGCGAGCGCCTGAACGTTTCCGGGAGCGACATGCTCCTGCTCTGCGAGACGGGGCTCGAGAAAATTATCGAGAAGGCCAAGGAAATCAAGCCGCAGGTGCTTGTCGTCGACTCTATCCAGACGGTGTACAAGGGCGACTTGCCGGGAACGCCGGGGTCGGCTTCGCAATTGCGCGAGTGTACTTTGGACTTGATGGTGTTCGCGAAGAACACGGGGTGCATCACTATCCTTATTGGTCACGTGACCAAGGACGGGCAGATTGCCGGTCCTCGCATTTTGGAGCACATGGTCGATACCGTCGTGTATTTCGAAGGGGACCGCAATAACCAGTACCGCCTGCTGCGCACTATAAAGAATCGTTTCGGTGCTACCGACGAGATTGGTGTTTTCGAGATGACGAGCCATGGGCTGAACGCCGTGCCGAACCCGAGCCGCGTGTTTCTGCAAGAGGGCGTTCCGCCGACTCCGGGGAGCGTTGTCTGCTGTACGCTCGAAGGCTCGCGCGCGTTGCTCTTTGAAACTCAGGCGCTCGTGAACCAGACAAACTTTGCCGTGCCGCAGCGTGTGGCCGCAGGTATCGACCCGAAACGCCTTACGATTATCCTTGCGTTGCTCGAAAAATTCGGTGGCGTAAGTGTCGGCATGTGCGACGTGTTCGCAAGCATTGCCGGCGGCATCCGCGTGAGCGATACATCGTCCGACCTGGCCCTCGCGCTCGCTATCGCGAGCAACCATCTGGGGATCCCGCTGGGCCGCCAGACCATCGCCATAGGGGAGCTCGGTCTGTCGGGCGAGGTCCGGAATGTGAGTCTCTTGGACCAGCGGCTCAAGGAGGCACGCCGTCTGGGGATGACTGTGGCGGTGATTCCCTCGTCCGGTAAATTGCCTGAGTCTGTGGGGGGCATGCGCATTGTTCGCGTGGCCGGTCTCAGCGAGGCTGTGGCCTGGCTCATGGACCAGAAGTAACCGATGTATAAAACGAAAGGGCGCCCCGTGGGGCGTCCTTTTAAATCCGTTATGTAGGGAAGACTATTCTTCGTCGTCGGAGTGTTTTTTCTTCTTCTTTTTCTTCGGAGCATCATCGTCGTCCGAAGCTTCTTCACGCGGCTTTCTCTTGCCAGTGCCTTCGACCTTGATGTCGGCGGCCTTTTCGCCACGCTTGGTGAAACCGAACTGACGCGGATCGAGACCGCCCGGGAACTTTGTCCTGTTGTCGTAGATGACCTTCTTGGCGGTGAACTTTTCAATCTTTGCGTTGGTCAGGTCGGCACCGGAGAAGTCAACGTCGTCCATCTTGGTGTCGGCGTCAATTTTCACGCCTTCCATGTTGGCGTTGAGGAAGCTAACCTTGGTCAGCTTGGCACCGGCGAAGCTTGCACCAGAGAGCGTTGCGAGGTTGAAGTCGGTACGTTCGATGGTGGAGTTGGAGAAGTTGGCCTTGGTGAGGTCAGCCTTGTCGAAGATGTTCTTGCGGATGTAAGCACCGTCGAAGACTGTCTTCATCATTTCGGCTTCCTTGAACACGACCTTGTTCACGTCGGAATCGAAGAAGGAGGCCTTGTTGAGTTTAGTGCGTTCGAAGGAGCTCTTGGAAACGCTACCCTTGTCGAAGATGACACCGGTCAGGTCCTGGCTGTTGAAGTTCATGTTCTTCAGAGAGGACTGGGCAAACTTGGCCTTCTGGAGCTGCGTCTTGGAGAGGTCGACGTCGTTGAAGGAGGTCAGGGAAAGGTCTGCTTCCTGGAGGTTGACGTTCTTGAAGTCGGCACCACCGAAGTTGGCCTGGGAAAGACCGGCCTTGGCGAAGTTGACGTTCTCGAGGTCGGTGCTGCCGAAGTTGGCGGCAATCAGGTTACAGGCGGTGAAGTCCGTCTTGACGAGCTTGGCCTTCTTGAGGTTCGTGTTAGCCATGAGGGAGCGCGAGAAGTTCGCGTTCGTCATGTTGGCCTTGCTGAAGTCGGCGTTGGTAAGGTCGACGTCCATGACGGAGGCCTGCGTGAAGTCTGCCTTGCTGAAGTCGGCACCGTCGGAGACCTTCATGGCGTCGAGACGGGCGTTCTTGAAGTTTGCCTGCGGGAATTCGCTGTCCAGCAAGGTGGCACGGTAGAGGTTTGCGCCTTCGAAGTTTGCGCCCTTGAAATTGGAAGAGCGGATGTCGGCACCGCTAATCGTCGCCTTCGTGAGGTTTGCGTTCTTGAAGTTGGCGCCACTGATCACCGCGTTCTGGAAGGAGACTTCGGGGAGGTTCGCTTCCGTGAACTTTATATTCTCACCAGCTGCGCGCTGGAAGTCCGTCACATGCTTGACAGCCTTGGCTTTGGAGAAGTTGAAATCATCGATACGCTTGTCGCGGAAAGAAATGTTCAGGTCTTTGCCGGACCAATCTGTTTGCTGGGCGAATGCCGAAAACGTCATTGCGCAGACAAGGCCGATGCCCAACTTGGATACTTTAATCATATTCATATAAAATTCCCTTTAATTATGAACAAATATAACGGATAGCCCTAAAATAACTAAAAATTTGGCAAAAGATTCCAAATAAAAAAAAAACATCTAAAAAAATGTTTGGTTTCCTTTACCTAGGGTATTTGTTTTGCAAAAATTGCTAGTTTTGGCGCAAATGCCAAAATTTGAGTCCAAGGAATATGATGTCGTCGTTTGCGGGGCCGGCCCTGCCGGTCTGATGGCTGCCTGTACCTATGGAAGGCTGACGGGCGGTGCCGGACGGGTTTTGCTTCTCGATAAGAAGGAACCTTGGAAAGAACCCATTTTCTGCGCGGAAGCTGTTTCGACGGGGCGTTTGAACGCTTTGTGGCCAATTTCCAAAGAATGGGTCCGTGGCGGCATCTCCGGTATATATTTTACGTCTCCAAAGGGTTACAGGGCCGAATTCTACAGCAAGGACTGTGGGTCCATGTTGGACCGTTCCCGTTTCCATCATGCTCTCGCAGATGGCTGTGTTGAGGCGGGTGTCGAATGCCATTTTGATGCTCTGGTTACAAATCTCTCCCGCGACGGGGATTCCTGGTTGGTCCAGTCGATGACTGGCGGCGAACTTTCGACAGTTCGTGCCAAGGCCGTGATCGATGCGACGGGGCCGGGATGCCGGTTGACTCGGAATGTCGATTGCCTCAAGGGAATTGAGTCCGGCGATACGGATTTGGAACCGGCAATTTTTGCGGTGACCGAAGGTATCAAGCATAGTCGCGAACATATTGAGCTCTTTTTTGGGAGTGAGTTCCCGAACGGCTATGGCTGGATATTCCCGCGCGATGGTGTAGAAGTCAATGTCGGATTCGTTTTAGGGAAAGACCACGATACGCCGATTCCTCTGCGCCAGAAACTTTTGGAATTTATAAACAGGCGTTATCCTGGTGCGAAGGTCAAGGCTGTGTACGGTGGCATGATTGCCTGCGGCCAGTCCAAGCGCCCGCTTGCAATGCACGGTGTTTTCAAGGCTGGGGATGCCGCGAGCTGCGTGAACCCGATTAGCCGTTCCGGTATTGTTGAATCGATTCTTTGTGGAAAGATTGTCGCTGAATCTGTCGTGGAATGGTTGGCTTGCGGTACCGATGCTGAACGCTCCCGTGTGGAAGCTTCGGTGCTCGACCGCTGGATGAAGGCCCAGGGACGCGCCCATTTGCAGATTGCAAATGCGAAGCCCACGTTCGGGAAAATTTCGGATGCGCAGTTCGATCGCGCTGCCGAAAAACTATCCCGTATCCCGCAGGGGAAGGCTTCCCTCTGGCGTATATTCTTCACTGTTTTGAGCGCTTGCCCATCGTTGATTTGGAAGATGCGCTCTTTCTTGCGGTAATGAAATGTCGGCAATAGAAGAACGGTTGGAAAAAGTTCGTGCGAAGTTCGCTTCGTTCTCGGATCAGGACGACAAGTGGAAATATCTGCTTGATCTGGCCCGTGCGCACAAGGGAATGGACGCTTCGCTGAAGGCGGAGAAGTACATTATCCAAGGTTGTGCATCCACGATGTACCTGGTTCCCAAGTTCGAATCTGGCGTAATCCATTTCGAGATGGACGTGGAAGGCGGAACGACGAACCCGCTGATTAGTCGCGGGCTGGGTGCCCTTGCCTTATTGGTGTACAACGATATGCCTCCGAAGGAAATCCTTTCGGTGAATGCTGCGTTTTTCCAGGAAATCGGCTTGAACGTGGGACTTTCGCCCACGCGCTCCAACGGTTTTG
Coding sequences:
- a CDS encoding N-formylglutamate amidohydrolase encodes the protein MKAPALVITCEHASNAVPDFVVRAFKVARLAGIPKDTLKTHRGYDIGAFEVYRRLVRTMRPDFYLAGKFSRLVADLNRSESSRDFFSAYTRDLPDNVKEHIRKLWLQHHSKVEHFVAKHIAGHSKGLHVIHLGIHSFTPVLNNVVRNADVGILYDPSREAECLIADALISEIHARAPELRIRRNYPYRGTSDGLTTELRQKFGEAYAGIEIEINQALLAYPAHV
- a CDS encoding peptidase-C39 like family protein, which encodes MEIKILPQPDDVTCGPTSLHAVYSHLGYKIPLKKLISEIEFLEEGGTLGVFLGIDALKRGFKATIYSYNLKLFDPTWSNLKMPELREKLVKLHKAKHAPKLKKAIDAYIRFIDLGGTVATADLRASMFEGYFKRGIPVLCGLSATYLYRSPREYTNDKDQSVFDDIHGDPMGHFVVLYGLDEKKQFMVADPDCTNPMASGPYYKVDKFRLIHSILLGVMTYDGNILVIEKK
- the radA gene encoding DNA repair protein RadA produces the protein MVALNKSKAKKEIEFLCTSCGNTTTKWVGKCPFCGEWNTLKEHVVEPVLENSGRGGRGLGGPVHQVVALKDVSTEDTRRLSTANTEFDRVLGGGLAPGSLVLIGGDPGIGKSTLVLTTLATMTAAGVKTLYVSGEESASQVKLRSERLNVSGSDMLLLCETGLEKIIEKAKEIKPQVLVVDSIQTVYKGDLPGTPGSASQLRECTLDLMVFAKNTGCITILIGHVTKDGQIAGPRILEHMVDTVVYFEGDRNNQYRLLRTIKNRFGATDEIGVFEMTSHGLNAVPNPSRVFLQEGVPPTPGSVVCCTLEGSRALLFETQALVNQTNFAVPQRVAAGIDPKRLTIILALLEKFGGVSVGMCDVFASIAGGIRVSDTSSDLALALAIASNHLGIPLGRQTIAIGELGLSGEVRNVSLLDQRLKEARRLGMTVAVIPSSGKLPESVGGMRIVRVAGLSEAVAWLMDQK
- a CDS encoding pentapeptide repeat-containing protein — encoded protein: MNMIKVSKLGIGLVCAMTFSAFAQQTDWSGKDLNISFRDKRIDDFNFSKAKAVKHVTDFQRAAGENIKFTEANLPEVSFQNAVISGANFKNANLTKATISGADIRSSNFKGANFEGANLYRATLLDSEFPQANFKNARLDAMKVSDGADFSKADFTQASVMDVDLTNADFSKANMTNANFSRSLMANTNLKKAKLVKTDFTACNLIAANFGSTDLENVNFAKAGLSQANFGGADFKNVNLQEADLSLTSFNDVDLSKTQLQKAKFAQSSLKNMNFNSQDLTGVIFDKGSVSKSSFERTKLNKASFFDSDVNKVVFKEAEMMKTVFDGAYIRKNIFDKADLTKANFSNSTIERTDFNLATLSGASFAGAKLTKVSFLNANMEGVKIDADTKMDDVDFSGADLTNAKIEKFTAKKVIYDNRTKFPGGLDPRQFGFTKRGEKAADIKVEGTGKRKPREEASDDDDAPKKKKKKKHSDDEE
- a CDS encoding NAD(P)/FAD-dependent oxidoreductase: MPKFESKEYDVVVCGAGPAGLMAACTYGRLTGGAGRVLLLDKKEPWKEPIFCAEAVSTGRLNALWPISKEWVRGGISGIYFTSPKGYRAEFYSKDCGSMLDRSRFHHALADGCVEAGVECHFDALVTNLSRDGDSWLVQSMTGGELSTVRAKAVIDATGPGCRLTRNVDCLKGIESGDTDLEPAIFAVTEGIKHSREHIELFFGSEFPNGYGWIFPRDGVEVNVGFVLGKDHDTPIPLRQKLLEFINRRYPGAKVKAVYGGMIACGQSKRPLAMHGVFKAGDAASCVNPISRSGIVESILCGKIVAESVVEWLACGTDAERSRVEASVLDRWMKAQGRAHLQIANAKPTFGKISDAQFDRAAEKLSRIPQGKASLWRIFFTVLSACPSLIWKMRSFLR
- a CDS encoding SufE family protein, with translation MSAIEERLEKVRAKFASFSDQDDKWKYLLDLARAHKGMDASLKAEKYIIQGCASTMYLVPKFESGVIHFEMDVEGGTTNPLISRGLGALALLVYNDMPPKEILSVNAAFFQEIGLNVGLSPTRSNGFASLIKQIYLYARVFDAISKT